A window from Culex pipiens pallens isolate TS chromosome 3, TS_CPP_V2, whole genome shotgun sequence encodes these proteins:
- the LOC120414476 gene encoding ubiquitin-conjugating enzyme E2 N: MAALPRRIIKETQRLMQEPVPGISAVPDEQNARYFHVIVFGPEDSPFEGGLFKLELFLPEDYPMSAPKVRFITKIYHPNIDRLGRICLDILKDKWSPALQIRTVLLSIQALLSAPNPDDPLANDVAELWKVNEAEAIRNAKEWTQRYANVDN, encoded by the coding sequence ATGGCTGCGCTGCCCCGTAGAATAATCAAGGAAACCCAGCGCCTGATGCAGGAACCCGTGCCCGGAATCAGTGCCGTGCCGGATGAGCAGAACGCGCGTTACTTCCACGTGATCGTGTTCGGGCCGGAGGACTCACCGTTCGAGGGTGGCCTGTTCAAGCTGGAGCTGTTCCTGCCGGAGGATTATCCGATGTCGGCGCCGAAGGTGCGCTTCATCACCAAGATCTACCACCCAAACATTGACCGGCTGGGCCGGATCTGTCTGGACATCCTGAAGGACAAGTGGAGCCCGGCGCTGCAGATCCGTACCGTGCTGCTGTCGATTCAGGCCCTGCTCAGTGCACCCAACCCGGACGATCCGCTCGCCAACGACGTCGCCGAGCTGTGGAAGGTCAACGAGGCCGAAGCGATCCGGAACGCCAAGGAGTGGACCCAGCGGTACGCGAACGTGGACAACTAA